A portion of the Intestinibacillus sp. Marseille-P6563 genome contains these proteins:
- a CDS encoding PepSY domain-containing protein produces the protein MKKRFFIIAASLVLASTLAGCSSAAQGGQTQDLISLDDAKNAALSASQIDTAGASFSTAELSEKNGIPYYQLDFTADGLEYHYAIDAQTGTVIESTSGAAAAANPATASTGTASGAIDEAKAKQIALEHAGVTESDTSFLWAKLDNDDGVQVYDVEFYVASTSSEYDYEIDASTGTIRSFDYDAENYTPNINNNTSNTSGTSSSTTKSEAEIRQIALAKVPGATEKDIQLKLDRDDGRLIYEGKIVYEGTEYEFEIDAYSGAIREWDAESIFD, from the coding sequence ATGAAAAAAAGATTTTTTATTATAGCAGCATCTCTGGTATTGGCTTCCACCCTGGCAGGTTGTTCTTCGGCCGCACAAGGCGGGCAGACTCAAGACCTCATCAGTCTGGATGATGCAAAAAATGCAGCCCTGAGCGCATCGCAGATCGATACCGCAGGCGCATCCTTCTCCACCGCCGAACTGAGCGAAAAGAACGGCATTCCGTACTATCAGCTTGATTTTACCGCAGACGGTCTGGAATATCATTACGCGATCGACGCACAGACGGGCACGGTCATTGAATCCACCAGCGGTGCGGCGGCAGCGGCGAATCCGGCAACGGCTTCCACGGGTACTGCATCCGGCGCAATCGATGAAGCCAAAGCCAAGCAAATCGCACTGGAACATGCGGGAGTCACCGAAAGTGATACCTCCTTCCTGTGGGCAAAGCTGGATAACGACGACGGCGTTCAGGTCTATGATGTAGAATTCTATGTTGCGTCTACCAGCTCTGAGTACGATTATGAGATCGACGCTTCTACGGGCACGATTCGCAGCTTTGACTACGACGCCGAAAACTACACCCCCAACATCAACAACAATACGTCGAATACCTCGGGTACGAGCAGCAGCACAACCAAGAGCGAAGCCGAGATTCGGCAGATCGCACTCGCCAAAGTACCGGGTGCAACCGAAAAGGACATTCAGCTCAAACTGGACCGGGATGACGGCCGTCTGATCTACGAAGGCAAGATCGTTTATGAAGGCACGGAGTATGAGTTTGAAATCGACGCATACAGCGGCGCGATCCGGGAATGGGACGCAGAATCGATTTTTGACTAA